The Papio anubis isolate 15944 chromosome 1, Panubis1.0, whole genome shotgun sequence genome window below encodes:
- the GJA9 gene encoding gap junction alpha-9 protein, translating into MGDWNLLGDTLEEVHIHSTTIGKIWLTILFIFRMLVLGVAAEDVWNDEQSGFVCNTEQPGCRNVCYDQAFPISLIRYWVLQVIFVSSPSLVYMGHALYRLRVLEEERQRMKAQLRVELEGVEFEMPRDRRRLEQELCQLEKRKLNKAPLRGTLLCTYVIHIFTRSVVEVGFMIGQYLLYGFHLEPLFKCHGHPCPNIIDCFVSRPTEKTIFLLFMQSIATISLFLNILEIFHLGFKKIKRGIWGKYKLKKEHNEFHANKAKQNVAKYQSTSANSLKRLPSAPDYNLLVEKQTHTVVYPSLNSSSVFQPNPDNHSVNDEKCILNEQETVLSNEISTLSTSCTHFQHIGSNNNKDTHKIFGKEVNGNQLREKRETEGKDRKRNYYSRGHRSIPGVAIDGENNMRQSPQTAFSLPANCDWKPRWLRATWGSSTEHENRGSPPKGNLKGQFRKGIVRTFPSSQGKSQSLDIPNTADSLGGLSFALGLVRTCNNPVCPPNHVVSLTNNLIGRRVPTDLQI; encoded by the coding sequence ATGGGGGACTGGAATCTCCTTGGAGATACTCTGGAGGAAGTTCACATCCACTCCACCACGATTGGAAAGATCTGGCTCACCATCCTATTCATATTTCGAATGCTTGTTCTGGGTGTAGCAGCTGAAGATGTCTGGAATGATGAGCAGTCCGGCTTCGTCTGCAATACAGAACAACCAGGCTGCAGAAATGTATGCTACGACCAGGCCTTTCCTATCTCCCTCATTAGATACTGGGTTCTGCAGGTGATATTTGTGTCTTCACCATCCCTGGTCTACATGGGCCATGCATTGTACCGACTGAGAGTTCTAGAGGAAGAGAGGCAAAGGATGAAAGCTCAGTTAAGAGTAGAACTGGAGGGGGTAGAGTTTGAAATGCCTAGGGATCGGAGGAGATTGGAGCAAGAGCTTTGTCagctggagaaaaggaaactaaatAAAGCTCCACTCAGAGGAACCTTGCTTTGCACTTATGTGATACACATTTTCACTCGCTCTGTGGTTGAAGTTGGATTCATGATTGGACAGTACCTTTTATATGGATTTCACTTAGAGCCTCTATTTAAGTGTCATGGCCACCCGTGTCCAAATATAATCGACTGTTTTGTCTCAAGACCAACAGAAAAGACAATATTCCTATTATTTATGCAATCTATAGCCACTATTTCACTTTTCTTAAACATTCTAGAAATTTTCCACCTaggttttaaaaagattaaaagaggGATTTGGGGAAAATACAAGTTGAAGAAGGAACATAATGAATTCCATGCaaacaaggcaaaacaaaacGTAGCCAAATATCAGAGCACATCTGCAAATTCACTGAAGCGACTCCCTTCTGCCCCTGATTATAATCTGTTAGtggaaaagcaaacacacactGTGGTGTACCCTAGTTTAAATTCATCTTCTGTATTCCAGCCAAATCCTGACAATCACAGTGTAAATGATGAGAAATGCATTTTGAATGAACAGGAAACTGTACTTTCTAATGAGATTTCCACACTTAGTACTAGCTGTACTCATTTTCAACACATCGGTTCAAATAATAACAAAGACactcataaaatatttggaaaagaagTTAATGGTAACCAgttaagggaaaaaagagaaactgaaggCAAAGACCGCAAAAGGAACTACTACTCTAGAGGTCACCGTTCTATTCCAGGTGTTGCTATAGATGGAGAGAACAACATGAGGCAGTCACCCCAAACAGCTTTCTCCTTGCCAGCTAACTGCGATTGGAAACCGCGGTGGCTTAGAGCTACATGGGGTTCCTCTACAGAACATGAAAACCGGGGGTCACCTCCTAAAGGTAACCTCAAAGGCCAGTTCAGAAAGGGCATAGTCAGAAcctttccttcttcacaaggaaAGTCTCAATCACTTGACATTCCAAACACAGCTGATTCTTTGGGAGGGCTGTCCTTTGCGCTAGGGTTGGTCAGAACCTGTAATAATCCTGTTTGTCCTCCAAATCACGTAGTGTCCCTAACGAACAATCTCATTGGTAGGCGGGTTCCCACAGATCTTCAGATCTAA